A region of the Phaeodactylum tricornutum CCAP 1055/1 chromosome 1, whole genome shotgun sequence genome:
CTTCCGACTGTACTTGAACCTGTCGTAGATTTGGGCCGGTCTGATTCGGCCAATTTGGACTCCGTCTTTCAGCTCATGACCATGTCTCGTCACCGTGCCCCCTGTGCTCTAATGGCGATGGTACCAACAGCGTACATGAACAATCCTGATTTAGTCAACAATCCGGAAATTACTGACTTTTACAAGTTCCATGGTGGTCTGCTGGAAGCATGGGATGGTCCAGCTCTTCTGGTTTTTTCGGATGGCAAGTCGATTGGTGCGTCGTTGGATCGCAACGGATTGCGCCCAGCACGCTACTCTATCGGGAAGGACGGTACAGTGTACATGATGAGTGAAACAGGCGTTGTTCCCGGTTTGAAAGAATCGGACATTGTGGAAAAGGGACGCCTCGGACCTGGTCAAATGATTAATGTTGATCTTTCTTCGGGAGAATTTAAGGACAATATCAAGATCAAGAGTGAGATTGCTAGTCGTAAGTGCCCAACTTTGCCGAAGATTTTCCCTCATGTCCCGATGCTTGACCTATCTAACTAAATTCGTCTCCTTGTTACTTCAACGTGCGCAGGGCATCCTTACGGAGAATGGATCAAGAACCAACGTAAGGATGTTGTTAAAATTGATTCCTCTGAAGAACGTTTATACGACGATCAGACAGCCACTTTTGCTCAAGCGACGTTTGGTTGGAGCCTGGAAGACATTGGAATGCAGATTGCCGACATGGCCGGTTCTGCCAAGGAAACTACCTACTCAATGGGTGACGATGCTCCCCTGGCCTGCCTTTCGGAAAGGCCACACCCTCTCTACAATTATTTTAAGCAACGATTTGCCCAGGTTACCAACCCTCCAATCGATCCCCTGCGTGAAGGCATCGTAATGTCTTTGGCGATGACTTTGGGGAAGAAGGAATCCATCTACAAGGTGTCAGAGAACGGTGCCCGACTCATTCATTTGGAGTCCCCGGTTTTGAACGGGGCCGAAATGGATCGCATTGCCGAATtgtcaaagaaagaaaacGGTGGTTTTAAGCAGCACACTCTCTCCACTCGTTACGACTTGTCTGTCGGTCCTTCTGGACTCAAGTCTAGTCTGGATGCTTTGTGTGACAAAGCTGTCGAGGAGGTCCGTAGTGGAGCCGAGGTTCTCGTTCTGAGCGATATGGCGAAGGATCAATCCATTCTTGACGAGACCACATACATTCCTCCGCTCGTTGCTGTTGGAGCAGTGCACCATCGTCTCATCGAAGCCGGTCTTCGTATGGACACTGGAATCATTGTCGAGACTGGATCGGCCTGGTCTACTCATCATTTTGCTTGCTTGGTCGGTTACGGAGCGAATGCTGTCCATCCCTATCTTGCTCTTGAGACTGTCCGTCAGTGGCATCAGAGCGATCGAACGCAAAAGATGATGGAAAGCGGTAAGCTCAAAACAACAACTCCCTCGAAGGCACAGGAAAACTACCGTTCCGCTGTTGAGAATGGTCTTTTGAAGattctttccaaaatggGCATTTCTCTCTTGACGTCCTACCAGGGCGCTCAGATTTTTGAGGCTCTTGGAATTGGAGAGGAAATAATCAGTACCAGCTTCAAGGGAACAACGAGCCGAATTGGAGGTGTCAACTTCAACGACGTTGCTTCCGAAACCGTCATGATGAGACCAGAAGTGGCCGATATGAAGATGAAGTTGGCGAACTACGGTTTCTACAAACCAGTTCCCAAGTTTGGAGAATATCACATTAACTCATCTGATTTGGCCAAATTGCTGCACGACGCTATCGGTTTGGACAAGAAAGTCAGCGATGCCACCAACCGCTACGAAGTTGAAAACAACGGTATCAAGCCGAAGAGTGTCGCCAATTACGAGATATTCAAAAAAAGTATTGAATCCGCTCCTCTTGCCAACATCCGCGACCTGCTTGACTTTGAATCGGACCGAGACAGTATTTCCATCGAGGATGTTGAGCCTGCCTCAGAAATCATGACTCGTTTCTGTACCGGCGCAATGTCTCTTGGGGCTCTCAGTCGGGAAGCTCATGAAACGCTTGCCATTGCTGTCAATCGCATTGGGGGCAAATCAAATTCAGGAGAGGGAGGAGAAGATGTTGTTCGCGGACGGACCATAAGGGACGTTGATGATAAAGGACGAAGTCCCACTTTCCCTCATTTAGCAGGGCTTAAGAATGGCGACTCTGCCAACTCCTTCATCCATCAAGTTGCCAGTGGGCGTTTCGGTGTTACTCCGGAATTCTTGGTTACCGCCAAACAGCTGGAGATTAAAATGGCTCAAGGTGCTAAGCCTGGTGAAGGTGGGCAGCTTCCTGGAACCAAGGTTTCCGACTACATTGCAACTTTGCGTGCGAGTAAGCCTGGTGTCACGCTGATATCACCTCCTCCTCATCACGACATCTACAGTATCGAGGTATGAAGTGCTGGGTCACAAATTGACAGTGTTTTGCGAAAATACTGTACTAACACATATTGCTGATGCCTTTTGTAGGATCTTGCCCAGCTTATCCACGATCTTCATGCCGTCAACGAGCGCGCCGGTGTTTCTGTCAAACTTGTTTCCTCCATCGGTATCGGAACTGTTGCCTGCGGTGTTGCCAAGGCTGACGCTGACGTCATCCAGATTTCTGGAAACGACGGTGGTACAGGCGCTTCTCCACTGTCTTCTATTAAGCATGCTGGATGCCCATGGGAGCTTGGCCTCTCTGAGGCTCACTCTGCTCTACTTAATAACAATTTGCGCGATCGCGTAACGCTTCGTGTCGATGGGGGTGTTCGCACTGGTCGAGATGTAACTATTGCTGCCATGATGGGAGCTGAGGAGTTTGGATTTGGAACCATAGCTATGATTGCAGAAGGCTGTGTTATGGCTCGAGTATGCCATCTTAACACGTGTCCTGTCGGTGTTACCAGCCAGAAGGAGGAACTACGCAAAAAATTTCCGGGCACACCGGAGCACGTGGTAAATTTCTTTGAATTTGTCGCTGAAGAAATTCGCGAGTTAATGGCCCATCTCGGATACTCCAAGTTTGAGGATCTAATTGGTCGTGCCGATTTGTTGAAGGATTCAAATACCCAAATGGAACGCGTCGCCAAGACCAAGGGCATGGATTTGTCTCCGTTTTTCTCGGGCGTTCCGAATACGGCCGAAGACCGTTCATTCCTCCGTGCCACCATGTCCGGTGGTCAACAAATAATGAAGGAAGAGATTGTACACGTCAATGGATTCAGCTCTGACTTAGACCGTGAGCTCTGCAAGAATGCAGATGTCCAAAAGGTTATCGCGGATAATGAAGGCGAAGCAGTATTGAGCTTTGATATTAAGAATACAGATCGTAGCACTTGCGCCATGCTGGCTGGAGACATTGCTCGTGCTCACGGAAACAACGGATTTGAAGGTCAGATTAACGTCGAGTTCAAGGGGAGCGCCGGTCAATCATTCGGTgcctttcttcttccaggGTTGTCTGTACGTCTCAGCGGAGAAGCGAATGACTACGTTGGCAAGGGCATGCACGGTGGTGAACTGACTGTGGTTCCGTCCAGCGATGCTGGATTCGTCTCCGCAGACTCGAGTATCGTTGGAAACGCTTGCCTCTACGGAGCAACGGGTGGTGATTTCCACGCCAATGGCCGCACTGGTGAACGCTTTGGAGTGCGAAATAGCGGAGCTTTCGCCGTCGCAGAAGGCGCGGGTGACCACTGCTGTGAATATATGACCGGCGGTGTGGTGGTAATGCTTGGTAGCGTGGGTCGTAACGTCGGTGCCGGCATGACCGGGGGCCTGGGATACTTTTACGACATTGATGGTACCTTCGAAAGCAAAGTGAACGGTGAAATTGTCAAGTACCAAAGACTCGCCACTACTGAAGGCGAAACTCAGTTGAAGCACATGATTGAGCGACACTACCAGCTAACGGGAAGTGAACGTGCCGAATCGATTTTGGACAATTGGGACGATGAGAAGGACAAATTTTGGCAGGTGTATCCACCTTCGGAGGCCGGTACTGCTTTGGTCACCGACACGGACCTGATTTCCGAAACTTTGCGGGTGTCGGCTTCGGCTCCGGATGGGGCCATGTGCTTTTTGCCAATTGGTGGTCAACTAACTCCTGAACAGGGTCAGCGATGTGCCGATTAGATCGTCTGCACGCTTGCCTTTCAGACAGTCATCCAGGAAACGTTGATCCCATCTTCTTGTATAAGACTCCAGCTTTTTTTTATCCAGGAGCTTACAATTTGTGCATGTTTGTCGTCCCTGTATCATTATTACCCACAACGTAATGAAAGGACTAACTAGGTATTTTGCACTACATCAATTGTCTACACGAAAGTGCTAGTATAGAACAAATCAAACGTTTTTTTCCTAAAAAAAAGTGAGTGTTACGTTCAACCCTTGCTGGGTTTACGTTTACCGGTCCGGCCTTTACGGAGTCGTTTGAACGACGGAGGTACATCGGCGTTGCGGCGTTCGACAATGCGGGTCGCGATGGGCATTTCCGCACGGTTGGCCTTGGCCATGACTTCGTCATCGATGCGGGGCATGTACTGACGGTCCGCATCGGCCGGTGCGGCGCTGGCCACGGCCGCCAACCGTTCCCGCTCAGCCATTCGTTCCCGGAGCAGCGCCACCGGTGCGGTCACCCCGTGTACGAGTGGCGTCCCCGGTGGCAGCAAGGCCGCGGGATTGGTCGGCGTTAGTTCGACGCGGCCTCGGTCGGACAGTGGTCCCGTGAGCGACGGCAGGGCGGCCCCGGGTTGCCACGGATCGATCCCGCTGCCGACAATGGTGCTCGGTCGGTTGGTGCCGGGGAAGGAGCATTCCAGGTCGAGCGCGAGGACGCCTTTTCCCAAAACGGGACCGTCGCCTCGAATTTCACGAGCCTTTTGTTCGAGCTGTTTGAGTGCGATGAATTGGTTGGCGTACTTGGCCTCGGGCGGCGGGGCGGTCGCCAGCGAGGGCAAGCCGACGGCGGCCCGAAAGGCTTCGGTCCGGAGCGCCGCGCTTTGTCCCATCGTAAAGAGGAAACTGGTAACGAGGTAGATCTGTACCCCGGCGGGCATTTGGGAGGTAAAGCAGGGCATGAATACGGCGAGCGATTGGAAGACATCTTTGAGCAAGACACCGGTATCGGCCTTGGCCACGGAGGGTCCGCTCAAGCTGCGTCGGCCTATGGCGACTTCTACGTTGGCGTACATGACGAGTCCGGCGAGTACGGGCAATCCGAACCACGGATCCGCTTCGGTCAAATCCGGCACCCACGCCACGCTACTTTCCACGAGTTGCTGTGCCAGTACGGGATCGAGACCGTTCACAATTTTGCGCAGATCGACGGAAACGTACCAGAAGAGTGGTACTTGTAGGAGGGGGGAAAGAAAGACGGCCATGGGGTGTATGCCGTGCAGTTTGTAAATTCCTCCCAGCGTCCCCAAATTGGTCCGCATAAGCATGAGTCGTTCGCGTAAAGGCGCGTTCTTTTGGCGCAATCGCTGCCAGTCGGCTTGAAAGAGGGATAGTAGGAACTGTACTTCCGGAACGACCTTGGCGAAGCGTGTCGAGGTCTGCGCGCCGTACAATACGAGCGGAAACAATCCGATCCGGACCATTACGTTAATGGCGGCAAAGCAGGCCCAGTAGGGGACTACACCGTCCGCGTGTATCGCTTTGAGGAGATAACCACTGCCACCCCAGACCGAAACATTCTGCAGCACTTCGGGCAACCAAGTGATTTCCGTCAGGTGACGAGACTGAAAAGCCGCTGCTGGCGAACGTCGCGTCTCGGACAATACTCGGGATGCATTGTTCCATCGGAGTTTGTTGTGGTTGTGGTTGTCGTAAATGCGGTGGGTAGTACGTGCAAGTACCGTCGGACGCCCGTGGCAATCGGTGTTAAAGGTGAGTGTCCGTATCGTTGGGGTACACGCTTTGGTGTGCTGCCACCACAACCTCGTACGGAATCGTCTGAGGTATCATCGTAGCGCCCATTGGCCAGAGTCGGAATGGCAACGATCCTGTTGCGTGTGCGGTATTGAGACGCTCGTAGCGTGGCCGATGATAGCAACCTCATGGTAGGAATCCCATGTTGTATGGACAGGAGTGATGCAAGTAATTGGTTGTGTGATTGGTAGGTAGGTATGGAGTGTCGTGAGGTGTCGTGCGGATGTGTGGATTTTTGGGCCCACACCGCGACAAAGGATGGAGAACAAAAGGATGGGGAACGAACGGTATAATATACCTCTactagtactactactactactagtactactactactactagtactactactactactactactactactactactactactactactactactactactactactactactactagagtgCTGAGGTGGATTGTGCCGAACCGAGAAACGAGGGAGGACCTGTGTACGAGCGTCGGACGGACGCCAAATCCTACGAATCCAATCTCCCGGTGCCATTCCCGATCGCTGCAGAGCCCCACTCGTAATTGTGTCGCAGTGCGAACTAACTACCTCTAGTAGAGTTGCATAGGTATCCGTGTACCATCCTACCTTGGCGGGAATACCCACCCGAGACCCattcccccccccccgtcCGCGCCCAAATCATTCGTAGTATTGGGGAACATTCGTGGTTGTCGTCGGTACAGGAAATAGTATGTATACATGTATATGTACATCTATGTATATAGGTAGTATGCGTAGGGAACCAGTCGCAAAGAAACGAGCCAGTGGGACTACGGGTTTTCTTCTACCTACGGTAGGAATACCTACTCGGAATGGCACGGGAAAACCATCCGGGAATTTTTTTTCCGTTCCCAGTCCATCGTGTTGGGTTGGGTTGGTATTGGGGACCAACTTTGTTCTCGTACACCTTGTTCGGGACACTAGTTGaccaaacaaccaaaagcaTCGTTGACGTGTGGGTACGGATTGGATTTTATTACTACTGACGGAACCAGACGAAACACTCGGGTACGATTTCTCCATCCCCGTTGGTTCGTTGGATAGTTCCCGGTACACGGACTTGAAGTGTTCCCCCTCCCATTCCATCTTTCGATTGTCAAAAGGGATACGGTACGTGCCGTCTGGCTAGAAAAAGGAATTGTCCTGCGGGTATATTGGTATGTATCATCCCTTACATTTCCTTACGTCTTGGTAGGTAGGACGCACAAACGTTTGGTTTCTCTTTCTCCCTCCCTCACTGCCGTTTTTTTATTCAAAAAGTACCAACCAGACACACaactgtgtgtgtgtgtgtgtgagaaGTGTCTACCCATTATTCGGGGTGCCTTACGTCCGGATCGACCCCATCCCATCCTACAGACGGTCGCTGGCGCCACACGCCCACGGCGACACTTTTTTCGAATGATTCCAATCCCGACAGCCCACGGCAATTCCGATGCGGATCGGAACGAGACTCCTCGTGTGGTCGTAGTGCCGTCGACGGCAACGCCTGTACACGAGACGACTCGTCACGACGGTACAACAGTGACACCATCGTCTCCGGAAAATACCGTCCCCGGACTGTTGACGGCCTTGCGGTTCCAGATGGAATACTACTTTGGTGAGACCAACTGGCCACACGATCGGTATCTACAATCGTTACTACGTCCCTTGCCTAATAGTCGTTCCGAAACCTGGTGTGTACCACTCGCAGCACTCGGACGGTTCCCCCGTGTCCGACACTATCACGCTCAACTCGTCGTGGCCAGTCAGAGTCAGACCATGGCTACGacaccatcgtcgtcgttgttgtcgtggCCCAACACGTACGCCCAAGTCGTCGACCAACCCGCAAACCCCGCGTGGATACGACGGGCGTTGCAACACAGTACAGTCTTGGGTGTgagtgacaatgacgaaTGGATTGTACTGGTCCGGAATCGGCATGGCACCGACCGCGTTGCTGTTACCGGTACGCCCCCCGACGGACACGAACCGTATACCGTAGATTCAATCAAACCTCCGTACGGTTCCAGTGCCAGTGCGGTCAATCACGGTACGATACCCGCAGCCTATCCCGCACCCGCCTGGATGCCGCCGAATCTCGCTACCGCCATGTACCATCCAGCAAGTAACTTACTCTACTACACTCGTCATGGAATGCATCCCTACGCCTACCCTCCCCAACAAGGATTCGTCGCCGTGAATTACGTCCTACCCCCACAACGCGGCTATTCCATTCCGGCATCGGAACACTTGTACGCTGCGGCTGGTGCGATGCCAACCGCGCCCTTCCACGTGGACGTGGTACCACCCGGTGCCGCCGACGTTCCCTCCGAACCGGTGCAGAGCGGCAACACCACCACGGAATCCTTCGGTGACCACCCCGTTGTGCTTCGGGAACCCGACCCTTGGGACTACGGCGAGTTCGCGGACATGGCACCCCCACCACCCTTGTCGGTGACATCGACGGCCGCCACGATTGCacccgaagaagacgaaggCTTCGCTCTGTTTCCGCCGGAAAACCTGACCGACCCGTCCTTCGTGCCGGACGGGACTCCTTCCCGAGGGATAGTAGGCTATCACAAAGCCGTGGAAGAGCACGTCTACAGTCCAGAATCCAAAAAGCCTACTCACAAAGTGTTCAGATCCAAAGGACCCCGTCAGTTTTGCAATCAGTCTGGAAAGAAGCAATCGTTGCCTCCACAAGAACCTCGAACCCCCTCGGAAGTGAAAAGGAACACCACCAAAAAAGGCTCGCGCGGAAACCGGAAACAAGGCCGTGATGCGAAGGTCCCTTCACCCTCCCCCAACGAGATGAAAAGTATCGGGGACGGAAGTGCATCTGGCAAGGAGCAAAAGGACCCACAGCGGGGAGGCAAGGGTTCCAAAACACGCACACGAAGCAAGCAGCTCAGCAAGGGGAAAATGAATTTGCTGGGCGAGCATTTTCCAGCGCTGGACGGGAACGTCGTGTCATCGTTTCCGGTACCCACAAAGACGCCACTATCCGCAAGCGAAGGAATTTCCACCGAAGGGGTCCGGAGGAAAGTAGCTGCAAGCGACACGCGACTAGAAAAATTTGCAACGCGCTGAGGACTTGGAAAAACGACGACCCGTCCAAAGTGGACCTCCAGGTGCAAAAACACAAAGTAATAGATTGTCATGAAGTATATCGGTGTTGCCAACTGTAGATTGGTACTATTTATTCTCTTAACACTGCCACCGACAATGATAGAAGCGACAGTAGACTGCAGAGTGTTGTTATTTGAAAGGTCGGCACCCAAGCAACCTTCACGGCGTGCTCGATGCCGGCGACGTAGCCATTGAAGGCGGCGAGCAGTCCAAACCCCCCAATGTCGAAAACGTCTGCTATCGTGGCCGATGATTTAGCTCCTCCCCGAGCGAGAGCATAGAGCGATGGTGGGACTGTTTCGGAATAGATAAAAACCAATAGTGAGATTTAGAATATGTCCACGCGACAATGTCTCTCACGAAAGAAGCACGCAAATGCGTGCAGGAATGGACTCACTGTAGAAAGGTATTGCAAAAGAAAACCCCCATAGAAACATACATCCAGCAGCGGCAGTTTCAGACAGTGTCCAAATTCCCGCGACGTGCAGTAGTTGGGCGATGGAACTGACGGCAGCAGCTCCCAATAGTGCCACCAACGAAGCTGCTTGTTTGCGCTTCGATATTTTCGCGTACAATGATGATCCCAGTGATATAGACAGCAAACATCCAACGGCGTAGATAGATCCTGTTTGGGCGGCAAATGCTGGCGTCGACCGGTATACTTGACTCATCAACGTTGGTACAAAGAGTAGGAATGACGCAAACACCATGAGACACGACCGGCTGACAAGATGCAACCAGAACTCGGGAGTCTTGGATTCTCTCCTTAAAACAAGTAAGGAATCTTTCATTGTCGGCTTTTTATTGGGTACGAACGATTCTTCGCTAGGATCGGCAGACGCCTTGTCCGACACCCCACGACCAAAAATGGTCAAAAGCGCCACCGAGACTACTTGTAGGGCGGCGGAAACAGTGAACACGACCCTCCAGGGTTGCACCATGCGGGTTCCAAAATACTGCAGTACGGAAGCAAACAAGGCAAAGGCGACGGCATTCCCGGCTCGGGCAGCAGCGGCCAGCATACCGACTCGCGACGCCCATTGGTCCGCCGAAAATGCTTGGTGAATGGCGTTGATACAACCAGCCCAGCAGGATGAAAAAATAAAGTCGACGCAGATCCAGGACGCGGCAAAGACCAAGAAGCTTTGCGTAGTAGATATCAACGCCAACAATCCAGCAAGCAGCGAAAGGGCAATTTGCAAAGACCGAATACCTCCGACGTGGTCAATGACGGGTCCAAGGACCAATTTTCCAACCGCCACCGCCAGCGTCGCCACTGTGAGCTGTCGAGCCATCAATTGTTGTGGCGGAAGAGTCCACGAGGGACTAAACGTCAACCCCGTCGACGGCGCCAGAAGCATGGGCAATACACTAGGTAAAGCGCATTTGGCACCCATGACGGTAAAATAGACCGAAGACAAGGCTATCGCCATGCCCCGTTCTTGACGTCTTTGTATTTGTCGTTGCTCGCCTTCTTCCAACTCCACTGCTTGCGTAGCTCGCAAAGCGACCTGTTGTTTCTTGGAGGGTAGCCGGGAACGCGTTTTCGCCCCACCGCCAACGGAACAAGCGATCATATTGTTAATGTGCGTCATTTTTGAAGCACTTTCCCGAAGGCTTTGGTTGTTTTTTGTGGTTGGACACGATGATGGAAGTGTATGGAAGGATGCGTTTGGTATCAGGGGACAATCTGTGCTGAAGCTGGTCCCCGAGGACACAATGAGACACAACAAGCCCGATGCATAGGTAAGTCTACAATCTTTCATGATGGTTGCTGGAGCAAATGTTATGGAAGACCTTCGATGGATCGCCTCATCTTTGGAGGTCTCTCTGTCACTGGTGTGGAAAGTTAGGCGAACTCTTACCACTCTCGTCTAAAAAGCCCTTGGTCGGCATTCTTCGCCATCAACTgacagttgactgtgagtcgttGCTATCGACTTCACCGAGCAACCCCAACTTGTAGTGATTCAAATATCAAACCTTTTCCAAATGAGCAATTTGAAATAAATCTTCCACGTGTTTGGTTTTGATTCACGGGTCAAGTTCAGGTAAGATGACGTTGGTAGGACCCATCTCCTTCATACTCCATCGCTTGTAACCTCAGATTGGCCTTTCAATCGAAACTGCTAAAATTCCGCATCCGATGCTGAGGATTGGTTTTAgacgttgactgtgagatcaCGGTCAACACAACAGGAACGACGTTCGAAACCCAACGTGCGCTTTTCTCGGAACCACCGAGAGATTCTTCAACACACAACTATTTTCTTCTTACCCTCCAATGGAGTGGTCTTTTCGCAATTCTCAACCGAAAACCACAACAAACCGTTGCGTGCACGTGCAATTGAG
Encoded here:
- a CDS encoding predicted protein, giving the protein MIPIPTAHGNSDADRNETPRVVVVPSTATPVHETTRHDGTTVTPSSPENTVPGLLTALRFQMEYYFGETNWPHDRYLQSLLRPLPNSRSETWCVPLAALGRFPRVRHYHAQLVVASQSQTMATTPSSSLLSWPNTYAQVVDQPANPAWIRRALQHSTVLGVSDNDEWIVLVRNRHGTDRVAVTGTPPDGHEPYTVDSIKPPYGSSASAVNHGTIPAAYPAPAWMPPNLATAMYHPASNLLYYTRHGMHPYAYPPQQGFVAVNYVLPPQRGYSIPASEHLYAAAGAMPTAPFHVDVVPPGAADVPSEPVQSGNTTTESFGDHPVVLREPDPWDYGEFADMAPPPPLSVTSTAATIAPEEDEGFALFPPENLTDPSFVPDGTPSRGIVGYHKAVEEHVYSPESKKPTHKVFRSKGPRQFCNQSGKKQSLPPQEPRTPSEVKRNTTKKGSRGNRKQGRDAKVPSPSPNEMKSIGDGSASGKEQKDPQRGGKGSKTRTRSKQLSKGKMNLLGEHFPALDGNVVSSFPVPTKTPLSASEGISTEGVRRKVAASDTRLEKFATR
- a CDS encoding predicted protein codes for the protein MEWEGEHFKSVYRELSNEPTGMEKSYPSVSSGSVSSNKIQSVPTRQRCFWLFGQLVSRTRCTRTKLVPNTNPTQHDGLGTEKKFPDGFPVPFRVGIPTMYIYMYTYYFLYRRQPRMFPNTTNDLGADGGGGMGLGWVFPPRRFRTRLWWQHTKACTPTIRTLTFNTDCHGRPTVLARTTHRIYDNHNHNKLRWNNASRVLSETRRSPAAAFQSRHLTEITWLPEVLQNVSVWGGSGYLLKAIHADGVVPYWACFAAINVMVRIGLFPLVLYGAQTSTRFAKVVPEVQFLLSLFQADWQRLRQKNAPLRERLMLMRTNLGTLGGIYKLHGIHPMAVFLSPLLQVPLFWYVSVDLRKIVNGLDPVLAQQLVESSVAWVPDLTEADPWFGLPVLAGLVMYANVEVAIGRRSLSGPSVAKADTGVLLKDVFQSLAVFMPCFTSQMPAGVQIYLVTSFLFTMGQSAALRTEAFRAAVGLPSLATAPPPEAKYANQFIALKQLEQKAREIRGDGPVLGKGVLALDLECSFPGTNRPSTIVGSGIDPWQPGAALPSLTGPLSDRGRVELTPTNPAALLPPGTPLVHGVTAPVALLRERMAERERLAAVASAAPADADRQYMPRIDDEVMAKANRAEMPIATRIVERRNADVPPSFKRLRKGRTGKRKPSKG
- a CDS encoding predicted protein: MKDCRLTYASGLLCLIVSSGTSFSTDCPLIPNASFHTLPSSCPTTKNNQSLRESASKMTHINNMIACSVGGGAKTRSRLPSKKQQVALRATQAVELEEGEQRQIQRRQERGMAIALSSVYFTVMGAKCALPSVLPMLLAPSTGLTFSPSWTLPPQQLMARQLTVATLAVAVGKLVLGPVIDHVGGIRSLQIALSLLAGLLALISTTQSFLVFAASWICVDFIFSSCWAGCINAIHQAFSADQWASRVGMLAAAARAGNAVAFALFASVLQYFGTRMVQPWRVVFTVSAALQVVSVALLTIFGRGVSDKASADPSEESFVPNKKPTMKDSLLVLRRESKTPEFWLHLVSRSCLMVFASFLLFVPTLMSQVYRSTPAFAAQTGSIYAVGCLLSISLGSSLYAKISKRKQAASLVALLGAAAVSSIAQLLHVAGIWTLSETAAAGFPPSLYALARGGAKSSATIADVFDIGGFGLLAAFNGYVAGIEHAVKC
- a CDS encoding predicted protein; protein product: MNIRGMAVLGAVAPVLAFVPDSLKRQSPRVASLHTQVNARSIRPTLTPNPTSWSTPYCSSPSTRLQMAWDDSKPSNMFDGPLALTKERDACGVGFIANTKSGKEFGTHKVLQQGISALTCMEHRGACGGDGVSGDGAGIMTQIPWKLLDSFRSENCPQPGVGMTFLPQDETRREKVKTMIQEVCENNELEFLGWREVPTDPSVLGELARAAMPSIWQFFVKAPARLSNDDEERDGFERTLYLVRRRFGVELERLGLDSDDEDVYVASFSSRTIVYKGMVQSAVLPLFYKDLVNEDYTTKFVIFHRRFSTNTNPRWQLAQPMRVVGHNGEINTLLGNVNWVKAREAAKSLPTDTEDLVDYDATINIVGMCNTQDLPTVLEPVVDLGRSDSANLDSVFQLMTMSRHRAPCALMAMVPTAYMNNPDLVNNPEITDFYKFHGGLLEAWDGPALLVFSDGKSIGASLDRNGLRPARYSIGKDGTVYMMSETGVVPGLKESDIVEKGRLGPGQMINVDLSSGEFKDNIKIKSEIASRHPYGEWIKNQRKDVVKIDSSEERLYDDQTATFAQATFGWSLEDIGMQIADMAGSAKETTYSMGDDAPLACLSERPHPLYNYFKQRFAQVTNPPIDPLREGIVMSLAMTLGKKESIYKVSENGARLIHLESPVLNGAEMDRIAELSKKENGGFKQHTLSTRYDLSVGPSGLKSSLDALCDKAVEEVRSGAEVLVLSDMAKDQSILDETTYIPPLVAVGAVHHRLIEAGLRMDTGIIVETGSAWSTHHFACLVGYGANAVHPYLALETVRQWHQSDRTQKMMESGKLKTTTPSKAQENYRSAVENGLLKILSKMGISLLTSYQGAQIFEALGIGEEIISTSFKGTTSRIGGVNFNDVASETVMMRPEVADMKMKLANYGFYKPVPKFGEYHINSSDLAKLLHDAIGLDKKVSDATNRYEVENNGIKPKSVANYEIFKKSIESAPLANIRDLLDFESDRDSISIEDVEPASEIMTRFCTGAMSLGALSREAHETLAIAVNRIGGKSNSGEGGEDVVRGRTIRDVDDKGRSPTFPHLAGLKNGDSANSFIHQVASGRFGVTPEFLVTAKQLEIKMAQGAKPGEGGQLPGTKVSDYIATLRASKPGVTLISPPPHHDIYSIEDLAQLIHDLHAVNERAGVSVKLVSSIGIGTVACGVAKADADVIQISGNDGGTGASPLSSIKHAGCPWELGLSEAHSALLNNNLRDRVTLRVDGGVRTGRDVTIAAMMGAEEFGFGTIAMIAEGCVMARVCHLNTCPVGVTSQKEELRKKFPGTPEHVVNFFEFVAEEIRELMAHLGYSKFEDLIGRADLLKDSNTQMERVAKTKGMDLSPFFSGVPNTAEDRSFLRATMSGGQQIMKEEIVHVNGFSSDLDRELCKNADVQKVIADNEGEAVLSFDIKNTDRSTCAMLAGDIARAHGNNGFEGQINVEFKGSAGQSFGAFLLPGLSVRLSGEANDYVGKGMHGGELTVVPSSDAGFVSADSSIVGNACLYGATGGDFHANGRTGERFGVRNSGAFAVAEGAGDHCCEYMTGGVVVMLGSVGRNVGAGMTGGLGYFYDIDGTFESKVNGEIVKYQRLATTEGETQLKHMIERHYQLTGSERAESILDNWDDEKDKFWQVYPPSEAGTALVTDTDLISETLRVSASAPDGAMCFLPIGGQLTPEQGQRCAD